From one Chanodichthys erythropterus isolate Z2021 chromosome 3, ASM2448905v1, whole genome shotgun sequence genomic stretch:
- the LOC137005506 gene encoding uncharacterized protein: protein MKINHLTSVVQSLVGNSRLNAPVLVVDSEDNVFPITSMEELDNLERKLSERGMMQKMVSRLSISGGHTMKKTIWRICSKVFGPVAKELNWCGRGEKRGIRKTNLGALLIGAAMKNPVLPSPTEAEAEKHIKDYLRLAPGRMLVILEGTPTEHECTHPIPLYAPRTIRYPASGMEFFTSRASSSSPEHELDKALTDQRLSVILTRHSKQMDIYELCFVFVKCTL from the exons ATGAAGATCAATCACCTGACTTCAGTGGTCCAGTCACTTGTAGGGAACAGCCGTCTCAATGCTCCAGTGCTGGTGGTGGACAGTGAGGATAATGTCTTTCCTATCACGTCCATGGAGGAACTGGACAATCTGGAAAGAAAATTAAGTGAAAGAGGGATGATGCAAAAGATG GTGAGCAGATTGTCCATCAGTGGAGGACACACTATGAAAAAAACCATATGGAGAATCTGCTCCAAAGTCTTTGGTCCTGTAGCCAAAGAACTAAACTGGTGCGGAAGGGGAGAAAAGAGGGGCATCAGAAAAACAAATTTAGGAGCACTCCTAATAG GAGCAGCTATGAAGAATCCGGTGCTTCCGTCGCCAACCGAGGCAGAGGCTGAAAAGCACATAAAAGATTACCTCCGCTTGGCCCCAGGGAGAAT GCTGGTCATCCTCGAGGGAACACCAACGGAGCATGAATGCACACACCCTATCCCGCTATACGCCCCTCGAACCATCCGATATCCTGCTTCTGGCATGGAGTTCTTCACTTCGAGAGCATCAAGCTCTTCACCTGAACATGAGCTGGACAAAGCTCTGACTGATCAACGGCTTTCAGTCATCCTCACGAGACACAGCAAGCAGATGGATatctatgaactgtgttttgtgtttgtgaaatgtactttatga